From the genome of Perca flavescens isolate YP-PL-M2 chromosome 12, PFLA_1.0, whole genome shotgun sequence, one region includes:
- the LOC114565246 gene encoding uncharacterized protein LOC114565246, translated as MTQREKPTAMEPQRPKDADVIHTRYRMKKAATTNNEATGNYIQTPVVPPRPTEQKLNATTRYSQLRKVQAEDTLSQSEVPKDKVDSKQSDQSVLAGLFRGSQKEKTPSFTSYLIQDKEEKSANVPAKQAPGSKPASSELSPDPSAEETGSEKEQEKNAEPKQEKGGIFSGMFKKSLKPPKAAQTDEPEKGGLLSGILKKSPKLSEAPRLEEGKGGLFSGLLRKTPQTTGEAILSAQKDLSASYDSLSEAANTKEKGGASSGLFQKPSRRADGPPTEEETQSHVDELSGSSDALNTKIDSPDRELLTSTDNLPENKQEKGGGLFSRLLKKTPKASGESTESPEREVPKEQSVSNDSLSENNTMKEKTIFSNIFKKPQKPAEGAAADKELEVNREKRLSVSCENLSDTTIPKEKKGGLRGIFKKSASTDNLFDEESNEDEELSASWENLLEANTYKEKTGGLAGIFKRSYKPAARSIANEDPLSDTLELSTSCGSLAETAEDNLSAVGELSNSNDNLSEAKSTTKEKKGGLAGMFRRTPKTEQQESEDMEAPEGGGLRRRRTISKKRQVVSFRVKKTLPKIQKLDLPSQSSDKMPVIEEAVELQELNRAQESTVEVQTLEMAAYPTEDNPLESEENDDLMEWWNTVKGWAEWNETSNFHEDDEQMSMEQAADRVYMAARLFVRLFNKRGASLQRGILELLALADAADDFHKKTVKAAVGGGVASVAGSLTTITGLILAPFTFGASIIVTAVGISVATAGSITSATANITDTVHSNMDRKKLEKMIQSYQEEISDIRECLEFVQAGMDTLQEWDFEKYSKSVAKKALNHNLRHVMKEGGMAGKALLVNTNKLVSTVQVLGAAGGVAKAAQAISITTGVISALFLALDIFFLAKDSHKLRKGAKTKFATKIREVCKELQDGLLELNKVKTQLQKTMDGIEVEEVEVEVEVEVEEEVEEEVDDDPRKLAELEQELDLLEEQLDRKVEEEQKSKDMGKEHLKSKKKKKEKSVKEKEEQEEKKDQEEMADKVAKTEGKKKSKKGKGEGESKIESKLEKISEEEKEQNNETVKEAKEDVLKEQSQTGKKKDKETENRKQDQAKEDNCTNKKTDEKEKEKKKTGKELCPVTATGREEWERERGSCREESDLKRSHRRRGTARHDDHREKGGEEQESRSERRRFDRAGGRLIGEVI; from the exons atgaccCAAAGAGAGAAGCCAACTGCCATGGAGCCTCAGCGACCTAAAGATGCT GACGTGATTCACACACGATACCGAATGAaaaaagcagcaacaacaaacaaTGAG GCTACTGGAAACTATATACAAACTCCTGTGGTTCCTCCCAGACCCACAGAACAG aaaCTTAACGCCACAACCAGATACAGCCAACTCAGGAAGGTACAGGCTGAGGACACActg AGCCAATCAGAAGTTCCCAAAGATAAAGTGGACTCCAAACAG AGTGATCAGTCGGTCCTGGCTGGATTGTTTCGAGGGAGCCAAAAGGAGAAAACACCTTCGTTCACT AGTTACCTGATCCAGGACAAAGAGGAAAAATCTGCTAATGTCCCGGCCAAACAGGCTCCTGGCAGCAAACcg GCCAGCAGTGAGCTGAGCCCAGATCCCAGCGCAGAGGAAACCGGCTCAGAAAAGGAACAGGAGAAGAATGCCGAACCTAAACAG GAAAAAGGGGGAATATTCAGCGGGATGTTCAAGAAGTCTCTGAAACCACCAAAAGCTGCCCAAACTGACGAG CCGGAGAAAGGAGGCCTTCTCAGTGGAATATTAAAGAAATCTCCCAAACTGTCTGAGGCCCCCCGACTGGAGGAG GGGAAAGGTGGTTTGTTCAGTGGACTCCTCAGAAAGACTCCCCAAACAACTGGAGAG GCGATTCTATCGGCGCAGAAAGATCTCTCAGCCAGCTATGACAGTCTCTCTGAAGCTGCTAACACAAAG GAGAAAGGAGGTGCGTCCAGCGGATTATTCCAGAAGCCGTCCAGACGTGCAGATGGGCCTCCTACAGAGGAA GAAACTCAGTCACATGTCGATGAGCTCTCAGGCAGCAGTGATGCTCTTAACACCAAG ATCGACTCTCCTGACAGGGAGCTGTTAACCAGCACCGATAATTTACCTGAGAACAAACAg GAGAAAGGTGGAGGGCTGTTCAGCAGACTCCTCAAAAAGACTCCCAAAGCATCGGGAGAAAGCACAGAGTCACCG GAACGAGAAGTTCCGAAAGAGCAGTCGGTCAGCAATGacagcctgtctgagaataacACCATGAAG GAGAAAACTATTTTTAGCAACATTTTTAAGAAGCCACAGAAACCAGCAGAGGGCGCTGCAGCAGACAAG GAGCTGGAGGTGAACAGAGAAAAACGGTTATCTGTGAGCTGTGAGAATTTGTCTGACACCACCATCCCAAAG GAGAAAAAAGGCGGCCTGCGGGGCATCTTTAAAAAATCAGCCAGTACTGACAACCTGTTTGACGAG GAATCAAACGAGGATGAGGAGTTATCTGCCAGCTGGGAAAATCTGTTAGAAGCAAACACATACAAG GAGAAGACTGGAGGACTGGCAGGGATCTTCAAGAGGTCTTACAAACCAGCTGCGCGCTCGATCGCTAATGAG GATCCTCTCAGTGACACATTGGAGTTGTCCACCAGCTGCGGCAGCCTCGCAGAAACTGCCGAG gataATCTTTCAGCAGTTGGTGAATTGTCGAATAGTAACGATAATCTTTCTGAAGCTAAAAGCACCACGAAG GAGAAAAAAGGAGGGTTGGCTGGAATGTTCAGGAGGACACCCAAAACAGAACAACAG GAAAGCGAGGACATGGAGGCACCGGAAGGAGGCGGGCTGAGACGCAGGAGAACCATCAGCAAGAAAAGACAA GTTGTGTCATTCCGAGTCAAGAAAACTCTTCCCAAAATACAGAAGCTTGATCTACCTTCACAG AGTTCAGACAAGATGCCTGTTATTGAGGAGGCTGTAGAGCTGCAGGAGCTGAACCGAGCACAG GAGAGCACAGTAGAGGTCCAGACTTTGGAGATGGCAGCTTACCCTACTGAAGACAACCCTCTGGAATCTGAG GAAAATGATGATTTGATGGAGTGGTGGAACACAGTCAAAG GATGGGCAGAGTGGAACGAGACGTCTAATTTCCACGAGGATGATGagcaaat GTCGATGGAGCAGGCAGCTGACCGTGTCTACATGGCAGCCCGTCTCTTTGTGCGTCTTTTCAACAAGCGGGGGGCATCCTTGCAGCGTGGCATCCTGGAGCTTTTGGCTCTGGCAGATGCTGCCGATGACTTCCACAAAAAAACGGTGAAAGCAGCTGTGGGTGGAGGGGTGGCCAGTGTTGCTGGCAGCCTGACAACAATCACGGGGCTCATTCTGGCGCCTTTCACCTTTGGCGCCTCTATTATCGTCACGGCGGTGGGGATCAGTGTGGCGACGGCGGGCAGCATCACCTCAGCAACAGCCAACATCACAGATACAGTTCACTCTAACATGGACCGTAAGAAGCTGGAGAAGATGATCCAGAGCTACCAGGAGGAGATCAGCGACATCAGGGAGTGTTTGGAGTTTGTGCAG GCAggtatggacaccctgcaggaGTGGGACTTTGAGAAATACTCAAAGAGCGTCGCCAAAAAGGCTCTGAACCACAACCTCCGGCATGTGATGAAGGAGGGCGGCATGGCCGGAAAAGCCCTGTTggtcaacacaaacaaactggtcagCACTGTGCAGGTTTTAGGCGCTGCAGGCGGTGTTGCCAAAGCTGCCCAGGCCATCAGCATCACCACAGGGGTGATATCAGCGCTCTTCCTGGCTCTGGATATTTTCTTCCTCGCCAAAGACTCCCACAAACTCCGCAAGGGCGCCAAGACCAAGTTTGCCACCAAGATCAGGGAGGTGTGCAAAGAACTCCAGGATGGCCTCCTGGAGCTGAACAAGGTGAAGACGCAGCTGCAGAAGACCATGGACGGCATtgaggtggaggaggtggaggtggaggtggaggtggaagtggaggaggaggtggaggaggaagtcGACGACGATCCCAGGAAACTGGCTGAGCTGGAGCAGGAACTGGACCTACTGGAGGAGCAACTGGACAGGAAGGTTGAGGAAGAGCAGAAGAGTAAAGATATGGGGAAggaacatttgaaaagtaagaagaaaaagaaggagaagaGCGTGAAGGAAAAAGAAGAGCAAGAGGAAAAGAAGGACCAAGAGGAGATGGCAGATAAGGTTGCTAAGACAGAGGGAAAGAAGAAAAGTAAGAAGGGAAAAGGTGAGGGAGAAAGCAAGATTGAGTCAAAATTAGAGAAGATTTCTGAAGAGGAAAAGGAGCAGAACAATGAGACTGTCAAAGAAGCCAAAGAGGATGTTTTAAAAGAACAATCTCAGACAGGAAAGAAGAAGGACAAAGAAACAGAGAACCGCAAGCAAGACCAGGCAAAAGAAGACAATTGCACAAATAAAAAGACAGAcgaaaaggagaaagagaaaaagaaaactggaaAAGAACTATGTCCTGTAACGGCGACAGGGAGAGAGGAGTGGGAAAGAGAGCGGGGGAGCTGCAGGGAGGAATCTGACTTAAAGAGGAGTCACCGCAGGAGAGGAACAGCTCGGCATGATGACCACAGGGAGAAGGGAGGGGAGGAACAGGAGAGCAGGAGCGAGAGGAGGAGGTTTGACAGAGCAGGgg GTCGGCTCATAGGTGAGGTcatttga